From a single Nostoc edaphicum CCNP1411 genomic region:
- the nadD gene encoding nicotinate (nicotinamide) nucleotide adenylyltransferase, translating into MQQLAIFGGTFDPIHWGHLLVAETALHQVSLEKVIWVPSLNPPHKEAALFEHRVQMLQLATKDNPGFTVSLVETNRSGTSYAINTLIDLSACYPNTHWYWIVGLDTFQTLPRWYRGHELAQMCDWLIAPRLLGGETITQSKLICKQVEEQLREQLHTIHWQLLNIPLVGVSSSLIRKFCRERQSIRYLVPESVRSYITNNNLYSNKSE; encoded by the coding sequence ATGCAGCAACTCGCAATTTTTGGTGGCACATTTGATCCAATTCATTGGGGACACCTGCTCGTAGCCGAGACAGCTTTGCATCAAGTATCCCTTGAAAAGGTAATTTGGGTACCATCCCTAAATCCTCCTCACAAAGAAGCAGCTTTGTTTGAGCATCGTGTGCAAATGCTGCAATTAGCTACAAAAGATAACCCAGGGTTTACTGTCTCACTAGTGGAGACAAATCGCTCTGGGACTTCCTATGCCATTAACACCCTGATTGACTTATCTGCTTGTTACCCAAATACTCACTGGTACTGGATTGTGGGCTTGGATACCTTCCAAACTTTACCCCGTTGGTACCGTGGACACGAACTAGCACAAATGTGTGATTGGTTAATCGCACCCCGACTGCTAGGTGGTGAGACTATAACTCAAAGCAAATTAATCTGCAAGCAAGTGGAGGAGCAACTCAGGGAGCAGTTACATACCATTCACTGGCAACTCTTGAATATACCTTTAGTAGGAGTTTCGTCAAGTCTAATTCGCAAATTTTGCCGCGAACGCCAGTCAATTCGTTATTTAGTACCGGAATCGGTCAGATCATATATCACTAACAACAATCTCTACTCGAACAAATCTGAATAA
- the thiL gene encoding thiamine-phosphate kinase: MNSELSSQQVKDIGEQGLLERLQRFCPPEIIGDDAAVLETALGQSLVVTTDVLVDGVHFSNLTTSPEDAGWRAAAANLSDLAAMGASPLGITVGLGLPSELRVSWVERLYQGMTECLQKYNTPIVGGDVVRSPVTTLAITAFGQVNPSQIIRRSAAVIGNAIVVTGVHGASHAGLELLLHPELEQNLKDAERTALILAHQRPQPRFDVLPILWKILTPNSQLSIAGMDSSDGLADAIIQICRASGVGAVLERRQISVPKTFNHWLPPEQALKYALYGGEDFELVLCLPQELASALVQHLGEGAAIVGSITPGSTVLLHDEQKKFPDQVLNLSQGFQHFGQ; the protein is encoded by the coding sequence GAACAAGGTCTTTTAGAAAGATTACAGCGCTTCTGTCCTCCAGAAATTATCGGCGATGATGCAGCAGTACTTGAGACTGCACTAGGGCAATCTTTGGTAGTGACTACAGATGTACTGGTTGATGGCGTGCATTTTAGTAACCTCACCACTTCCCCAGAAGATGCTGGTTGGCGAGCTGCTGCTGCCAATTTATCAGATTTAGCAGCAATGGGTGCTTCTCCATTAGGAATCACTGTCGGGTTAGGACTACCCAGTGAACTTAGGGTTAGTTGGGTAGAACGCTTGTACCAGGGAATGACAGAATGCCTGCAAAAATACAATACTCCAATTGTCGGGGGTGATGTCGTGCGATCGCCTGTAACTACTCTGGCAATTACTGCTTTTGGTCAAGTTAACCCTAGTCAAATTATCCGCCGTTCTGCTGCCGTTATTGGAAATGCGATCGTCGTTACAGGCGTTCATGGAGCCTCCCACGCTGGCTTAGAACTCCTCTTGCATCCCGAATTAGAACAAAACCTCAAAGATGCAGAACGCACGGCTCTAATCCTCGCACACCAACGCCCACAGCCACGATTCGATGTCTTACCAATCCTCTGGAAAATCTTAACTCCTAACTCCCAACTCTCCATTGCTGGTATGGATAGCAGCGATGGTTTGGCAGATGCAATTATCCAAATTTGCCGCGCCAGTGGCGTTGGCGCTGTCTTAGAACGCAGACAAATTTCCGTACCAAAAACTTTTAACCATTGGTTGCCACCAGAGCAAGCGCTAAAATATGCTTTATACGGTGGCGAAGACTTTGAATTAGTGCTGTGCTTACCACAAGAATTAGCATCAGCCTTAGTGCAACATCTTGGAGAAGGTGCTGCGATCGTGGGCAGTATTACACCCGGATCAACAGTATTATTGCACGACGAACAAAAAAAATTCCCTGACCAAGTTCTGAATCTTAGTCAGGGATTTCAACATTTTGGTCAATAG
- a CDS encoding type I glyceraldehyde-3-phosphate dehydrogenase, with amino-acid sequence MIRVAINGFGRIGRNFARCWVGRENSQIDLVAINDTSDPRTNAHLLKYDSMLGKIKGAEISADDNSIIVNGKTIKCVSDRNPENLPWKDWGIDLIIEATGVFTSKEGALKHVNAGAKKVLITAPGKNEDGTFVVGVNHHDYDHNKHHIISNASCTTNCLAPIAKVLNDKFGIIKGTMTTTHSYTGDQRLLDASHRDLRRARAAAINIVPTSTGAAKAVALVIPDLRGKLNGVALRVPTPNVSMVDFVVQVEKRTITEEVNQALKDAAEGPLKGILDYSELELVSSDYQGSDASSIVDANLTLVMGNDLVKVMAWYDNEWGYSQRVLDLAELVAQKWQ; translated from the coding sequence GTGATTAGAGTTGCAATCAACGGTTTCGGGCGGATTGGACGTAACTTTGCGCGTTGCTGGGTGGGTAGAGAGAACAGTCAAATCGATCTTGTCGCTATTAATGACACTTCAGACCCTAGAACTAATGCTCACCTGCTCAAGTATGACTCAATGCTAGGGAAGATTAAAGGTGCTGAGATTAGTGCCGATGATAACTCTATCATCGTTAACGGTAAGACCATTAAGTGCGTATCCGATCGCAACCCAGAAAACTTGCCCTGGAAAGATTGGGGAATTGACCTAATTATCGAAGCAACCGGGGTATTTACTAGCAAAGAAGGAGCGCTCAAGCACGTAAATGCTGGAGCCAAGAAAGTTCTGATTACCGCTCCTGGTAAAAACGAGGATGGTACTTTTGTGGTTGGTGTGAATCATCATGACTATGACCACAACAAACACCACATTATCAGTAACGCTAGCTGTACTACCAACTGCTTGGCACCAATCGCCAAGGTATTGAACGATAAGTTCGGCATCATTAAAGGTACGATGACCACCACCCACAGCTATACAGGTGATCAACGCTTGCTAGACGCTTCTCACCGGGATTTGCGACGGGCGAGGGCAGCAGCGATAAACATTGTACCCACCTCTACTGGTGCAGCAAAAGCAGTGGCACTGGTTATCCCAGACCTTAGAGGCAAGCTAAATGGCGTTGCCTTGCGCGTACCTACCCCGAACGTCTCAATGGTAGATTTCGTAGTTCAGGTTGAGAAGCGTACTATTACTGAAGAAGTTAACCAAGCTCTCAAGGACGCTGCCGAAGGCCCACTTAAAGGCATTTTAGACTATAGCGAACTAGAATTGGTATCTTCCGATTATCAAGGTAGCGATGCTTCTTCGATTGTTGATGCAAACTTAACTTTGGTTATGGGCAATGACTTAGTAAAAGTTATGGCGTGGTATGACAACGAATGGGGTTACAGCCAACGAGTCTTGGATTTGGCAGAATTAGTAGCCCAGAAGTGGCAATAA